GGATCCGTATGTCGGTGGGCCGTTTGACACGGGGGGCACGCGAGAGCGTGTCAGGGCTGCCGCGCGCCTTCTGGTGGCTGTGGACGAGCACGCTGGTCAACCGGCTCGGGGCCTTCGTCGCCACCTTCATGACCCTCTACCTGACCATCGACCGGGGCTACTCGGCCTCGTTCGCCGGTCTCGTCCTCGCCCTCCACGGGCTGGGCGGCGTGCTGTCCTCGCTGGTCGCGGGTGTGATGACGGACCGGCTGGGGCGGCGGCCCACGCTGCTCGCCGCGCAGCTCTCGACCGCGTTCTCGGTGGCGCTGCTCGGGTTCATGGAACGTCCGGCGGCGATCGCCGCGGTCGCGCTGCTCGTCGGCATGACCTCGAACGCCTCCCGCCCGGCGGTCACGGCGATGATGGCGGACATCGTCCGTCCCGAGGACCGGGTACGGGCCTTCGCCCTGAACTACTGGGCGATCAACCTGGGCTTCGGCGTCAGCGCGATGGCGGCCGGACTGGTGGCGGAGTACAGCTACCTGGCCGGGTTCCTCGGAGAGGCGACGCTGACCCTGCTGTGCGCGGTGCTGGTGTTCGTGAAGCTCCCCGAGTCCCGGCCGGTGAGGGACGCCGCCGCGGGCGGGGACGCCGGGCCGGCGATCGGGCTGGGGACGGTGCTGCGCGACGGGCGGTTCATGGGGGTCGTCGGGCTGTCGTTCCTGATCTCGCTGATCTTCACCCAGGGGTCGGTGGGCCTGCCGGTGGCCATGGGCGCGGCCGGGTTCTCGGCCGGGGACTACGGTCTGGTCATCGCGTCGAACGGGCTGCTGATCGTGCTGCTCCAGATCCCGGTCACCCGGTTCATCGAGCACCGGGACCCGCAGCGGCTGCTGGTGGTCTCGGCGCTGCTGGCGGGGTACGGGTTCGCGATGACGGCCTTCGCCGGGTCGCTGTGGACGTACGCGCTGACGGTGTGCCTGTGGACGCTGGCGGAGATCGTGAACTCGCCGACGCAGATGGGGCTCGTGGCGCGGCTGTCGCCGGTGCACGGGCGGGGGCGCTACCAGGGCATGTACACGCTGTCCTGGGCGGTGGCCTCGCTGCTGGCGCCGCTGATGGCCGGCTACGTGATCGACCGCCTCGGGGCCGGGTGGCTGTGGGGGGCGACCGGGGTGCTCGGGTCGGTGGCCGGGCTGGGGTACTGGCTGCTGATGCGGCGGCTGCCGGCGGAGGGCTCCGCGGTGCTCGCCGCTCCGGCGGCCACCGCCTCCCCCGCCACGGCGCAGGTCGCGGACGCCGCCGCCTGAAAGGGCGGCGGGTCCGGCTCGGGCCGGGCCGTCGGGCCTGCTCGGGCCGGGGCGGCTCAGGCCGGGCGCGTCAGGTGCCGGAAGGCGTCCAGGTTGCGGGTGGATTCCCCGCGCGAGACGCGCCACTCGTACTCGCGCCGGATCGCGCTCGCGAAGCCCAGCTCCAGCAGCGTGTTGAACGCCCCGTCCGCCGCCTCCAGGACCGTGCCGAGCAACCGGTCCAGGTCGGCCGGGGTGACCACGCTCAGCGGGAGCCGCGCCGTGAGGTAGACGTCGCCGAGGCCGTCGACCGCGTACGCCATCCCGTACAGCTTGAGGTTGCGCTCCAGCAGCCAGCGGTGGACGCCCGCCTCGTTCTCGTCGGGGTGGCGGATGACGAAGGCGTTCACCGACAGGGAGTGCTTGCCGACCCGCAGCGAGCACGTGGTGCTCAGCTTGCGCGTGCCGGGCAGCTGGACGACGTACGAGCCCGGTGACGGGCTCTCCCAGTCCAGTCCGGCCTCGGACAGGGTGCTCTCGACGATCGCGGCGGTGTCAGCGTCAGCCATGGTGGGAGCGTACGCGACGGCGATGATCATGCATCGCCGCGGTGTACACGTCCGCCGTGCCGCTCGCCGCCGTGTCCCAGCCGAAGAACTGCGCGTGCCGCGCGGCCTCGGCGCCCATCCGGTCCGCGAGCGAGGGTTCGTCCAGGAAGCGGCGCAGCTCCCTCGCGTAGTCCACCGGGTCGTGTCCGGGTACGAGGATCCCCGTCACGCCGTCGTTGACGGCGACCGGCAGTCCGCCGACCTCCGCCGCGAGCACCGGGGTG
This Streptomyces sp. NBC_00539 DNA region includes the following protein-coding sequences:
- a CDS encoding YbjN domain-containing protein, translated to MADADTAAIVESTLSEAGLDWESPSPGSYVVQLPGTRKLSTTCSLRVGKHSLSVNAFVIRHPDENEAGVHRWLLERNLKLYGMAYAVDGLGDVYLTARLPLSVVTPADLDRLLGTVLEAADGAFNTLLELGFASAIRREYEWRVSRGESTRNLDAFRHLTRPA
- a CDS encoding MDR family MFS transporter; the encoded protein is MSVGRLTRGARESVSGLPRAFWWLWTSTLVNRLGAFVATFMTLYLTIDRGYSASFAGLVLALHGLGGVLSSLVAGVMTDRLGRRPTLLAAQLSTAFSVALLGFMERPAAIAAVALLVGMTSNASRPAVTAMMADIVRPEDRVRAFALNYWAINLGFGVSAMAAGLVAEYSYLAGFLGEATLTLLCAVLVFVKLPESRPVRDAAAGGDAGPAIGLGTVLRDGRFMGVVGLSFLISLIFTQGSVGLPVAMGAAGFSAGDYGLVIASNGLLIVLLQIPVTRFIEHRDPQRLLVVSALLAGYGFAMTAFAGSLWTYALTVCLWTLAEIVNSPTQMGLVARLSPVHGRGRYQGMYTLSWAVASLLAPLMAGYVIDRLGAGWLWGATGVLGSVAGLGYWLLMRRLPAEGSAVLAAPAATASPATAQVADAAA